Proteins encoded within one genomic window of Dehalococcoidia bacterium:
- a CDS encoding cupin domain-containing protein → MANQVARFNYPGPYAEGSRDRGSENGRSYDLIYNESVISTVQVMEKGQGNKLHYHNDQDGYWLILGGKARFHGEEGVILGDLGPFEGIFIPHHTRYWFESIDDKPLEILRVSSLLNSKQ, encoded by the coding sequence ATGGCAAACCAAGTGGCAAGATTTAATTACCCTGGTCCATATGCTGAGGGATCAAGAGATAGAGGATCAGAAAACGGGCGATCGTACGATCTCATCTACAACGAATCGGTAATCAGCACAGTTCAAGTTATGGAAAAAGGGCAAGGGAATAAACTTCATTATCACAACGATCAGGATGGTTATTGGTTAATACTAGGCGGGAAAGCGAGGTTTCACGGTGAAGAAGGCGTAATTTTAGGTGACCTTGGGCCATTTGAAGGTATATTCATCCCGCATCACACGCGTTACTGGTTTGAAAGTATTGATGACAAGCCACTAGAAATATTAAGGGTAAGCTCACTGCTCAATAGCAAGCAGTGA
- the cofE gene encoding coenzyme F420-0:L-glutamate ligase, which translates to MQRSILISGVKNLPEVLPGDDLAVLIIEALAREGFDLLQNDIVVITQKIVSKAEGRIIDLSSVVPSRQSIEFAEEWGKDARVIELALQESNRVVRMQDGILITENKNGFVCANSGIDASNVGKNGDFVILLPVDCDKSAMAIKRRIEELTDVQVAIVISDTFGRPWREGAINVAVGVAGMDPLVDYRGIEDTDGREMHSTTIATADELASAAELVMNKIDRIPVAIVRGYEFRISTENSGVQPLLRDIDKDLFK; encoded by the coding sequence ATGCAGCGTTCAATCCTTATATCAGGTGTCAAAAATTTGCCAGAGGTTTTACCTGGTGACGACTTAGCAGTATTAATTATCGAGGCGTTGGCTAGAGAAGGCTTTGATTTATTACAAAATGACATTGTCGTGATCACTCAGAAAATCGTTTCTAAGGCAGAGGGTCGGATAATTGATCTAAGTTCGGTTGTGCCTTCAAGGCAATCAATAGAATTTGCTGAAGAATGGGGTAAGGATGCGCGTGTTATAGAACTTGCATTGCAGGAGAGCAATAGAGTCGTCCGCATGCAGGATGGCATTTTAATTACTGAGAATAAAAATGGATTTGTATGCGCTAACTCTGGTATAGACGCATCTAATGTGGGGAAAAATGGAGACTTTGTGATTTTATTACCAGTGGACTGTGACAAATCAGCCATGGCAATTAAAAGAAGAATTGAAGAATTGACTGATGTTCAAGTCGCTATAGTTATCTCAGATACGTTTGGTCGTCCTTGGCGTGAAGGTGCCATTAACGTAGCTGTAGGAGTGGCCGGGATGGACCCATTGGTTGATTATAGAGGCATTGAAGATACTGACGGTCGGGAAATGCACTCGACTACCATTGCTACGGCAGATGAATTGGCTTCTGCTGCAGAATTAGTAATGAATAAGATAGATAGAATTCCTGTGGCAATTGTCAGAGGTTACGAATTCAGAATTAGCACTGAAAATAGTGGAGTCCAACCACTACTTAGAGACATTGATAAAGACTTATTTAAGTAA
- a CDS encoding thiazole synthase: MVNDQLKIGEKVFSSRLLLGTGRHRNDVELQNSLKEAGTEIVTVAIRRLDLTNPNTPSILDSIDPNFYTILPNTAGCSTVEEVVMIAKLSRSMGLPNWIKLEVIPDPKYLLPDPVGTLEAAKVLIKEGFDVMPYINADPVLARHLEEIGCVTVMPLGSAIGSGQGIHTAEEISIIIEQAKIPVIVDAGLAVPSHASQAMEMGADAVLVNTAIARAKNPQLMAGAFRLGVEAGRKAFLAGRIERQQYAQASSPLEGVINASK; the protein is encoded by the coding sequence ATGGTTAACGATCAGTTGAAAATTGGAGAAAAAGTTTTTTCCTCGAGACTACTTTTAGGTACTGGTAGGCATCGGAATGATGTTGAATTGCAAAATAGCCTTAAGGAAGCGGGTACAGAAATTGTAACCGTCGCTATACGCCGCTTAGATCTTACTAACCCAAATACTCCTAGTATTCTGGATTCAATTGATCCTAATTTTTACACAATCCTTCCCAATACAGCTGGTTGCTCCACTGTGGAAGAGGTAGTGATGATTGCAAAATTGTCACGTTCAATGGGCTTACCTAATTGGATAAAGCTTGAAGTTATTCCAGACCCAAAATATTTGTTGCCAGACCCTGTGGGGACGTTAGAGGCTGCAAAAGTCTTGATAAAAGAAGGATTTGATGTGATGCCTTATATTAACGCTGACCCTGTCTTAGCTAGGCATCTTGAAGAAATTGGTTGCGTCACGGTAATGCCTTTAGGATCTGCAATAGGATCTGGTCAAGGTATACATACCGCTGAAGAGATATCAATTATTATTGAGCAAGCTAAGATTCCTGTAATTGTTGATGCAGGATTAGCTGTGCCTTCGCATGCTTCCCAGGCTATGGAAATGGGCGCAGACGCAGTTTTGGTTAATACTGCTATCGCACGCGCAAAAAACCCTCAGCTTATGGCCGGAGCATTTAGACTGGGAGTTGAGGCAGGTAGGAAAGCATTTTTGGCTGGTCGAATAGAACGTCAGCAATATGCTCAAGCAAGTAGCCCTTTGGAAGGCGTAATTAACGCATCAAAATAA
- a CDS encoding undecaprenyl-diphosphate phosphatase: MKPELLLENAILGFIQGVSEWLPISSEGLVALVGNLAWGRDFEDAIALALLLHIGTALSAIVYFRREIKTLILDTYKGPRESNPLLAFILYSSIGSALSGIPILIGINSISALNGSVVMIIVGSLVWINGAVQTKQKTAIELRKIDSINWVEATGAGLIQGLAILPGLSRSGLTISFLLFRKYESKYALFLSFLMSIPASLGAALLIIITRDFSLQIEEIIGAVVAFFIGLITIHLLISLASRIRFSSFLFTAGLVLIIGGIMGLI, encoded by the coding sequence ATGAAACCCGAATTACTACTAGAAAACGCCATATTGGGGTTTATACAAGGAGTCTCAGAATGGTTGCCTATTAGTTCAGAAGGCCTAGTGGCATTGGTAGGAAATTTAGCTTGGGGCCGAGATTTTGAAGATGCAATCGCCTTGGCACTGTTGCTTCACATTGGTACGGCGCTATCTGCAATAGTTTATTTCAGAAGAGAGATCAAAACTCTTATTCTTGACACCTATAAAGGACCTCGAGAATCAAACCCCTTGCTCGCATTCATTCTCTATTCATCCATTGGGTCAGCTTTAAGTGGAATCCCCATATTGATTGGCATAAATTCTATTTCTGCTTTAAATGGTTCGGTTGTCATGATCATAGTGGGGTCATTGGTGTGGATTAACGGTGCTGTTCAAACGAAGCAAAAAACCGCTATAGAGCTTAGGAAAATTGATTCTATTAATTGGGTAGAGGCTACTGGAGCAGGGTTAATTCAAGGGCTTGCCATACTGCCTGGGCTCAGTAGATCCGGCTTAACAATTTCTTTCTTGCTATTTAGGAAATATGAAAGTAAGTATGCGCTTTTCCTAAGCTTCCTAATGAGCATTCCAGCAAGCCTCGGGGCGGCCTTGCTAATCATCATTACACGTGATTTCTCCTTACAAATAGAGGAAATAATAGGTGCGGTAGTCGCATTTTTTATAGGCCTCATAACTATCCATTTACTAATCTCCTTAGCATCACGAATTAGATTTAGCAGCTTCCTATTCACTGCAGGCCTTGTGCTAATTATTGGTGGCATTATGGGGCTAATTTAA
- a CDS encoding thiamine phosphate synthase, whose amino-acid sequence MKLDITNYLPLTILVTNTHLAGGVEPLVSIVADAIDGGINAVQLREKTMDYSRQLDLASQLRQVTQDRALLFINSELEIAQIVGADGIQIPESGITQIEEMAEYHENMYFGCSVHSIKAAESAISHGADLLIAGTIFRSPSHEETTGSGVTLIEKSVQRAKIPVVGIGGINPANAAEVIYSGAAGVAVISEIIQASDPQATAAELVRIVNNSWNSRFNSDD is encoded by the coding sequence TTGAAATTAGATATAACAAACTATTTACCATTAACAATTCTGGTTACAAATACTCATCTTGCGGGAGGAGTTGAACCTCTAGTTTCTATTGTTGCAGATGCTATTGACGGGGGAATAAATGCTGTGCAGCTTCGTGAGAAAACCATGGACTACAGTAGGCAACTAGACTTAGCTAGCCAGTTGCGGCAGGTTACACAGGATAGGGCTTTATTATTCATTAATAGTGAATTGGAAATTGCGCAGATAGTGGGCGCAGATGGAATCCAAATCCCTGAATCTGGAATCACCCAGATTGAAGAGATGGCTGAATATCATGAGAATATGTATTTTGGTTGCTCAGTGCATTCTATTAAAGCTGCAGAATCAGCAATTTCACATGGAGCAGACTTATTAATTGCAGGGACAATTTTCCGGAGCCCAAGCCATGAAGAGACTACAGGATCGGGTGTCACACTTATTGAGAAAAGCGTGCAAAGAGCCAAGATACCTGTTGTAGGCATTGGAGGAATCAATCCTGCCAATGCAGCGGAGGTTATTTATTCTGGAGCTGCGGGGGTTGCAGTGATTAGTGAAATAATTCAAGCCTCAGATCCCCAAGCGACGGCGGCTGAACTAGTTAGGATTGTGAACAACAGTTGGAATTCGAGGTTTAATTCTGATGATTAA
- the thiS gene encoding sulfur carrier protein ThiS, whose translation MIKIVINGLEQEMPEATTVKSYLDEMGFVGNYVAVAINGNIIDRKSFPEICFSNNDIVEIVRPVGGG comes from the coding sequence ATGATTAAAATTGTGATCAATGGGCTGGAGCAAGAAATGCCTGAGGCCACAACTGTTAAAAGCTACCTTGACGAGATGGGGTTTGTAGGTAATTACGTAGCTGTTGCAATTAATGGAAATATAATTGATCGTAAATCGTTTCCGGAAATATGTTTTTCAAATAACGACATTGTTGAAATAGTTCGACCCGTTGGCGGCGGGTAG
- a CDS encoding Rieske 2Fe-2S domain-containing protein: protein MLTQEMNDRITRVGPGSPMGELMRRYWHPIAGSSQLDEENPTREVRLLGEDLVLYRDKKGVLGLIEPSCAHRKASLAYGIPEDEGIRCAYHGWIFNETGACVDQPSEPEGSKFKDKVKLKAYKAQDYAGAIWAYVGPEPAPLLPHWDVLEWEGHRQWQVTSLPCNWLQCQENSLDPLHFQWLHRYFGGWMMNRGKSPEERDAWNATTGAKGSDHKKIGFDLTEYGVIKRRLVGEETEESEFWRIGHPILFPNILRVAHGMQFRTPVDDTHTLHVTMQFRPLAQEEKHQEEIPYIEEPLFDDAGKLRYDYVVAQDQLAWVIQGPISDRTTERLGVTDVGVIMFRRLLDEQISVVEDGGEPMNIYRDELENEILVLPCEYFQYPGYEGTGGPFKDLKPAPAAVEAILSGQGASLTEWDGVRTLTGEERYAFSDGHIEGVETRK from the coding sequence ATGCTTACCCAAGAAATGAACGATAGGATTACTAGAGTGGGACCTGGTTCGCCTATGGGCGAATTGATGAGGCGATATTGGCATCCTATTGCAGGCTCCTCCCAGTTAGATGAAGAGAACCCTACAAGAGAAGTACGCTTACTTGGAGAGGATCTTGTTCTTTATAGGGATAAGAAAGGTGTCTTGGGCTTAATAGAACCAAGTTGTGCGCATCGCAAAGCAAGTCTTGCTTATGGCATCCCTGAAGACGAAGGAATCAGATGCGCTTATCACGGCTGGATATTCAATGAAACTGGCGCATGTGTAGATCAGCCTTCGGAACCTGAAGGTTCAAAATTCAAAGACAAAGTCAAACTAAAGGCATATAAAGCTCAGGATTATGCAGGTGCAATTTGGGCGTATGTAGGACCTGAGCCGGCACCCCTGCTTCCTCATTGGGATGTTCTCGAATGGGAGGGACATCGTCAATGGCAAGTTACTAGCCTCCCATGCAATTGGCTGCAATGTCAGGAAAACTCATTAGACCCATTGCATTTCCAATGGCTCCATAGGTATTTTGGCGGTTGGATGATGAACCGTGGTAAATCCCCTGAAGAACGAGATGCTTGGAATGCGACCACTGGGGCTAAAGGCTCGGATCATAAGAAAATAGGATTTGATTTAACTGAATATGGCGTAATCAAGCGTCGCTTGGTTGGGGAAGAGACAGAGGAGAGTGAATTTTGGCGTATTGGGCACCCGATTTTATTCCCTAATATTCTTAGAGTAGCTCATGGAATGCAATTTAGAACCCCCGTAGACGACACACATACGCTGCATGTGACAATGCAATTTAGACCATTAGCTCAGGAGGAAAAGCACCAGGAAGAAATTCCTTATATTGAAGAGCCACTGTTTGATGATGCGGGCAAACTTAGGTACGACTATGTAGTAGCGCAAGATCAGTTGGCTTGGGTAATACAAGGCCCTATATCGGATAGAACCACTGAAAGACTCGGCGTTACAGATGTAGGGGTGATTATGTTTCGTCGTTTACTTGATGAACAAATTAGCGTGGTTGAGGACGGTGGAGAGCCGATGAATATTTATAGGGATGAATTAGAAAACGAAATTCTCGTGCTTCCTTGTGAATATTTTCAATACCCTGGATATGAAGGTACTGGCGGACCCTTCAAAGATTTAAAACCAGCGCCAGCTGCGGTAGAAGCAATACTATCTGGCCAAGGTGCTTCGCTTACTGAATGGGACGGTGTTAGGACTTTAACTGGCGAAGAAAGATACGCTTTCAGCGATGGTCATATTGAAGGGGTAGAAACAAGAAAGTAG